The nucleotide window TGTGGATGCTAATTTGGTGTGCAGTTCTTGTGGAGATGGGCTGTTTGGAAACTTGGTTTAACCATTGAAATGGACTTGGTTCCAGGAGATCAGTGGCCAAAGACGGACTGGGTTGGCTTTGTCAAGCGTTTGTGACTTCTGTTTAGGCACTGATTGTTTATGCTATTACTCTTAAAATGAACACAACAATGGCTACTATGGGCACCATTCATTCTGTTTTGGCGAAGATAGGGCTTGTAAGCGCGTCTGATCATGCCTCTGTTGTTTCAATCATACCTCCTGGATTATGTGAGATTATCAAACTAAAGAGCCTCAGATTTTTTGATGTGTCTGACTGTGCAACCATCAGTAGCTTCCCTGATGAATTTGGTGACCTGACAGGTTTGAGAAAGATCAACATGAGGTGGTGTTTGCAGTCATTGCTTGTATGTATAATGTATCACGAACTTGAAATTTTCCACTATGCGTCTATGCCCCTCAGATTGTTCTTGCTGTGATCTCGAACTTGATACAGTCATTGCTTGTATGTATAATGTATTCCAAAAATTGTTGACAATCTGAACATAATTAATGCCAGGTGgttttatatatctttttgaTGAAACTGTTAGCAGTAATACAATTGGTTTGATTCagtaaacgagttaaacgagtcgagctcgactattGGTTTAATTCTTAAacgttaaacgagtcaagctcaactaaacgagttaaacgagtcgagctcgactattGGTTTAATAATTAAacgttaaacgagttaaacgagctGAGCTCGACTATGtatagttgagtcgagctcgagctcgtgttaggaactcgactcgagttcgagttcgagttcgagcatttcgagccgagtcgagttcgagctgggcgagctcgagctcgactcggctcgtgtgcagccctatctatcatggattatttggggcgtattaaggccgtcgcagaccaacttgctgcctcagggaataacatttctgataaggaaaaggtgcagcaaaccttgaatggacttgggcatgattatcatgcttttattacagctcttgaggtccttcctgttctgccttccttcaacaaactacaaggtaaatttctccaacatgaaatgaatatgaaaagagtcattgaaaggactgatcaaggggactcccaaaatgtgttggctatgaatgtaaagtttggtaagagccatgggaactccaaccatggtggtcgtggcattctaccaacaccacataaccaaggtatgtctcctttggatacttcaagaaaaataccaatttgttttcagtgcaacaagaaaggacacatgaaggcacagtgttggtttaatcctcaaaataaaaacaaaggggtaagacatgattataaacaaggaggacaaagttctaaatccaccgctgaagatatgcaacagctattgatgaccgcattctcaaagacgactataaagcaaaatgagcagggagaatggttcttggattcaggtgcagctacccatgtgacaggaaatgcaggtaaattgactaacttatcccctcattacggtagaagttgcattataacaggtgatggaaaatctcatcctattacacatattggaaatgcacatattccattgtcatcctcgtctctatcactgtctaatgttgttcttgctcccaatatcaaaaagaacatcatatccatttctaaactcattgatgatacaagctcttctgttgaattcacaccttcttctgtctatgtcaaggacctccaaacgaagaaaatgttcgctagaggggagcgtcaagggaatatgtacgtcctcaaggaatgtctacccaaggattcatccacttttgatataggattgaagacattttctctttctcataatgcgtcatcagtgccaagttcttgccattttcaatcaaaagtaaggggccctaaccaatttttggagtctgatttgtggcatagtcggctaggacactgtggtcgatatttcattgaaaaacttgtcacagatagtctcattccaagatcaagtttacctcttacttcaagtgtcaaaaaatgttcaagttgtggactttgtaagagtcatgttttacctttccataatataaatcaaagggcttccaaaccttttgaaactattttttctgatgtatgggggccagcccctattgattccatgtctgggtcaagatattatgtcttattcattgactcttactcacgattcacctggatttacttcatgaaacacaaatcagaagtacctcacatatttcgaaacttctatgtcatgattcaaactaaattttcatccaatatgatgcattttcaatgtgatggaggggcagaatattcctcgcttgattttattgaatttctacgtgaaaaagggataactagacaaatttcctgcccttacacaccacaacaaaatggtgtagttgagcggaaacatcgacatatagttgaaagcgccatgagcgtgatgcatgatactaatgtgcccatttccttgtggactgaagccttccatactgctgtatacataataaattgtttgcctatgacactcttgatgtctaaatcgccatattttacactcttaggcaaacaacctgattacaagaacttgaaggtttttggttgtgtatgctatgttcacgttgatgctgccttgaggaacaagtttcaagacaaagctattcaatgtagattcgttggatatgctgatgaatataaaggttttcgatgctatgatccaacaactaaacgtatcaaaacttcaagaaatgtcatttttgatgaacatagttttgataatacaaatgaaatgcctatgaccattgaatcttatgatccctggaccagtacacagttattcaatgcagatcctgttatagaaaatgatgtgcctcaaaatgaagatccagagagagcaatacaaccgtcggatatggctcaaagtgaaaatcaaaaagatccaacacagtcatcaagtcatcatgaaaactgtagaaacacgaaccacaaggagagagcagagaaagcacacacaatatacgtggaaaacctcagaaagaggtgaaaaaccacgggaaagctctgacctaggggcaaaccgcaaccctgggagagagaaaattatattcacttaactcaacaattacatgtaagtgaagaatatataggagggagagaaagagtgccgcctagggtaccgagtcTGCTTCGGTATCCGTGCATGACCGGATTAAGACCTAGtacccattacaatatattctaacactctccctcaagcttggcatacatgtcaaacatgccaagcttgctaacatttttctcaaattgagatgtacataaagacttagttaagacatccgcaacttgatcttcagacttcatataggacagaatcaactcctttgaatctatgcgttcccgtatgaagtggcgatcgatctctacatgtttggtcctgtcgtgcatgaccggattatttgccaagttaatagcagacttgttgtcacaatacatcctcatcttctcttccattttaaccccaatatctgctaaaagaattttgagccataacatctctgtaacccccatagcaaccgccctgtattcagcctcagcactggacctggaacaaacttcttgtcgtTTACTTCTCCAgaccacaaggttacctccaagaaagatgcagtatcctgtggtagacctcctagtatctgtgcatcctgcccagtcggcgtcagagtatccttcaatgcttaGTCGATCTTGTTGAGTGTAGAGCAGTCTTTTCCCTGGGTCATtttttaagtatcccaatactctttcagcacttttccaatgacaatcagtaggggcatgcataaactgacttaacacacccacaacatacgtaatatctgggcgagtaagagtgagataaataagtttaccaaccagccgctgatacctcccttttcctttctcatccaagatagtcccagatttgatacttatccttgtgccagactccattggggtaagaaagggcctgcatcccagtttacctgtctctttcagaagatccaaagtgtattttctttggctcataacaagcccagtctcagatcgcgcgatctcaattcccaagaaataccttagtttacccagatctttgagatcgaattctgcagctaacgtttctttcatcttccttttttcccttccgtcgtcacctgtgacaatcatatcatcaacatatacaagtagaaggctcaccagaccatttctctgcttgatgaagagggtgtgatcaccatttccctgtttatacccattagtcttcataacaacccttagtctttcaaaccaagctctaggagactgcttgagaccatacaaagctttcttgagatagcaacacttcccgttccaagcatatccaggcggcatgctcatatagacttcttcctcaaggtgaccattcaagaaggcgttcttgacatccagttggtccatgctccacttcttttacattgcaagagctaagatgacccttacggtcttcagtttcgccacggaagcaaacgtctcaagatagtcaatcccatatttctggctaaaccctttagcaacaagacgagctttatagcgttctacagtgccatcaggtttgtacttcacattaaacacccacttggaaccaactaagtgagttcccttggggatatcaacaacctcccacgtattgttctttttcagggcgtccatctcctctgtcatagtctgtagccatttaggatccttcctggcatcttccactgacctgggaataatagccatagataaagaggtaacaaagcacttgtagtctttactgagttttgcatatgaaacaaatctctgaataggatgagaagtacatgacctggtgcccttgcgcagggctatgggaagttcttcattcattggacttggatcatccggggaggtcacaagattgggaagattgggattggtaacatcaacgtcttccatcacatccttcttctttctgctgtaaacctgaccaaataggtGACCTCGAGACTGTTCTTCAAtagggcccccctccatctgactgtctctgtccttaCTGACAACGtcttccacacttggagaactaaccgtataatccaagaaatccatgaactgaatcaactgatgcgaagaatactcttcccttctgtcacctaaacactccccctgaagaggattcgcaggaaagtatgcctcatgttcatgaaaggtaacatccctgaagacatatactctggaagtgctagggtcaacacacttgtatcccttctgagtggaggaataccccaaaaagaccgctttgattaagtttcttgagagtgggtcTATggtcatggacaaagcaaacacacccaaacacccgaggggtcaaaggccagggattctgagtaggccacaaaacagaataaggggaatgaccattcaacacacgagtaggcatacggttaatgagatgagcactagtgagaagtgcatcaccccagtaccgcttagggacatgacgttgaaacataatggcccgggtgacatttaacaaatgacggttcttcctttcagccacgccattttgaggaggtgtgtagctacaggatgtttcatgtataatacccttgcttcgcaggaagtcatcaagggattgggagacatactctcgagcattgtcagtacgaagggtctgaacaggggtctggaattgagtttcaacaaatgccacaaagtttttgacaatgtcgagaacttcactacgttctttcaacagatacacgaacgtacaccgggagtagtcatcaataagagtcatgaaatagtgaaagcacacacaatatacgtggaaaacctcagaaagaggtgaaaaaccacgggaaagctctgacctaggggcaaaccgcaaccctgggagagagaaaattatattcacttaactcaacaattacatgtaagtgaagaatatataggagggagagaaagagtgccgcctagggtaccgagtctgcctcggtatccgtgccccataggaccgggtccagatatggacccggttccccattacaatatattctaacaaaaacaataatgaagaacagagcaacgatgcacatcggtattcgggtcttatctacagtcgacgactaagggacagagatgctcacagtgaggaagacaacatgccccaccttagaagatcccaacgcattcgtcatcccattcacaggtgggttagctatgattctttatcacttgattttcagttattcatggcaaaagttggcaaggaggaagaacctacttcatttgatcaagcatcaaaatcacatcattggagaaaggctatgaaagaagaaatggatgccttgcatgaatgtggaacatgggagatcgttccgaggccacacgaaaagaacgtagtgggctccaaatgggtatacaaaattaaatacaaacctgacggcagcatagaaagacacaaagcaaggttagtagcaaaagggtttacacaacaatatggagaagattatgatgagacattcagccctgtgatcaaaatgggaacaattcgcgtgattatatcattggcagttgaatatggatggagactacatcaaatggacgtgaagaatgcttttcttcatggtgatttaagggaggaagtatatatggaacaacctccaggatacacgaaaggagactctcatgcatgggtttgcaaactaagaaaatctatttatggacttaaacaggcctcacattcgtggtttgacagtttctcttgcaagattcaagaatgtggttttcggagatgtcctctagatcactctcttttcatttatcgaaaggaaagcatatttactttacttcttatatatgttgatgatattgttatcacaagcaattcagaaaaacacatagaagaagctaaagttttgatgatgcaaaacttcaaaatgaaagagcttggtgatttatgattctttcttggagtggagattgataggcacaataatcatctcacattgacacaacagaaatacacgttggatctgctgaaaaagtcaggtatgtctgattgtaagcctgttggaactcctagtgttctaaatcaaagactaagtgctcaagatggggagttatatgaagatcctacgcaatatcgaagtattgttggggcacttcaatatcttacatttactagaccagatattatatatgttgtgaatcaagtatctcaatttatgcatgcacctagagatactcacatggatgctgtcaaaagaatattaagatatcttaaagggacagtaggagatggcttagtttatggtaagagtgaaaatataactactggacatcaacttatgacattcacagatgcagattggactggagatcccgatcaaagaaagtccatttctggtttttgtattttcattggacgtaatcttgtgtcttggagttgtcgaaagcaaaaggcagtagcaagatccagcactgaagctgaatacagatgcatggctgcaggtactgctgaagttacatgggttagacatttgctagaagacattggaaaaaagattaaaacatcaatgttaatgtgcgataatcaaagcgctaataacattgcctttaatcccgtacaacatggtcgaacaaagcacattgaaattgatcaacactttgttagacaaaaggtggaagacaaggagattcagcctatttatgttcgtacagatgaacaagttgcagacttatttacaaaaggattaactgttaagatgtgtttatattcagttttaggtttaagagggtacttttgtaataactttttcctttagatgtttctcttgtaacttctctctctcctctagtctatataaagaggagttagggcagatttcgaggttaatcaaagattattctttctaatcttatcatggtatcagagcagcagccgtctcctcctccttggcgcgccgattgagcggcgccgcccgccgcctgaccgcgcccatcgctgcgcttcctccacccgctcgtgtccacccatctccgcccgtcgctgacctctccacccgacgcctccgccagtcgctgtcctgacctctccgcccgacgcctccgcccgtcgctgacctctccacccgacgcctccgcccgtcgctgacctctccgcccgacgcctccgcccgttgctgtcttctccgcccgacgcctccgtcagctgttgcagtcatcttcgccgctgcccgccgtgGCTGTCACCTCCGCCCGCCGCCACCGTCCGTCGCTGTTGCTTCTCCGCTGCCGCTGAATCgccgctgcacgctgcatcgcctctgctgtctccaccactctcctctgctccgccgctgccctgcacgctgattttcttctcagcgtcttcgctgcatCGCCTCTGCTGTCTCCACCACTCTCCTCTGCTCCGCCGTTGCTCTtcacgctgattttcctctcagcgtcttcgctgtcgcctctggtaatctgtcttcgttcagttctgttgttgcctcttccagccgatcagacttatggattgctgcctgtgttaactgcttcatgatcagcatgttgtctttcgatatgtgattgtcttctttttgcctgcacttcctattccgtggctcggtttcctccattgtgttgagcgatgtctgaaattagcagcggcgctaatacctcttcctttgtgtcgtcgggagagatgaagagttccccattttccagctttatcaccaaaatggatgggggtaattacgagatgtgggccatgcaagtaaaaagaaccttgatcgctcatgagaaggaacatcttatattggagctcgagcccgtacagaaggtaggaaaatatactacttggtttaaagataattcgttggttatggtatggattgttggtactcttactcaagacattgccaatgaagtcctgcataaggaaagtgcaaaggatatgtgggattcccttgcagccacctattcacaagcaaggaatgaaacaagaattatgcagcttcatcatgatattcatcagatgcgccaagatggtcgccctctacatacttattattctagtctcaagtccatgtttgagagactaaacagctactttcctgcatgtaagtgtgaacaacagaaggcatacagagatatgcttatggtcggagtatttctgtctggattagactctgtttatgaatcagcaaagaatcagatgctcactagtccatcgattcctcctattgatgaagcttatagtaggctaagcagaattccaatcccttcatcgactgttcttgataccacttctgctatgcttgctactcgtggcagaggtgggtccctctttgccagaggacgaggataccgtggccgtggcaataccccttcgcgcccagtatgtcagttttgtcatcgcattggtcacactgtggataagtgttggcagaaacatggtcgtccagctgttgccaatcagactgtttttactgattctccagagcagcctaagactcagcatcctgtttcctccagtgagttacgtgcagatgatattatctctcagttgagacacttgattggagataga belongs to Nymphaea colorata isolate Beijing-Zhang1983 chromosome 13, ASM883128v2, whole genome shotgun sequence and includes:
- the LOC126410680 gene encoding uncharacterized protein LOC126410680: MVWIVGTLTQDIANEVLHKESAKDMWDSLAATYSQARNETRIMQLHHDIHQMRQDGRPLHTYYSSLKSMFERLNSYFPACKCEQQKAYRDMLMVGVFLSGLDSVYESAKNQMLTSPSIPPIDEAYSRLSRIPIPSSTVLDTTSAMLATRGRGGSLFARGRGYRGRGNTPSRPVCQFCHRIGHTVDKCWQKHGRPAVANQTVFTDSPEQPKTQHPVSSSELRADDIISQLRHLIGDRPQQAPDPTTSTITTAASASSSGYTDGQGDWQWP